From the genome of Biomphalaria glabrata chromosome 1, xgBioGlab47.1, whole genome shotgun sequence, one region includes:
- the LOC106067823 gene encoding very-long-chain (3R)-3-hydroxyacyl-CoA dehydratase 3-like isoform X1, which produces MSTSLSPFVYWGQTNAAISLKVDLRNVENVEVSLTEENLDFSAQGLGVKGVNLYNFHIDFYLPVDPKKSRYRKTDLAVEFQIEKSVAETWPRLTAEKLKLPWLKIDFDKFPSDDSEEQSDDDVSSMNMKQTNEEMLNKLTAELSSTDPMDIPSPKLTYLFTYNLIQFVGYAYVFVSLLYHHFKSDETAAAKQAAFEEVGTQMMFCQALSCMEIVHTIFKLVHSQVLITIFQVTGRNFILFMLILQEPRLQISPLCWYLFLTWSCIEIIRYPFYMMQLVNFELKFLTWLRYSVWIILYPLGILIEATIVFQSITYFSETGFFSIALPNSVNFAFYFPYFLIVYLVAMCFGSNNNLKYLYIQRQKQLGKMSQVNGKSPKQKTS; this is translated from the exons aatgtTGAGGTTTCTCTTACTGAagaaaatttagattttagtgCTCAAGGACTTGGAGTCAAAGGTGTAAATTTATACAATTTTCATATAGATTTTTATCTTCCTGTTGATCCAAAG aaaagCAGATATAGAAAAACAGACTTAGCTGTAGAATTTCAGATAGAGAAATCTGTTGCAGAAACATGGCCTCGTTTGACAGCAGAAAAGCTCAAGCTACCTTGGCTGAAAATAGACTTTGATAAGTTTCCTTCTGATGATTCTGAAGAGCAAAGTGATGATGATGTATCATCAATG AATATGAAACAGACAAATGAAGAGATGTTGAACAAATTAACAGCGGAATTATCTAGCACTGATCCGATGG atatcccgTCACCAAAACTGACCTACTTGTTCACTTATAATTTAATACAGTTTGTAGGCTACgcttatgtttttgtttctctACTGTATCATCATTTCAAGTCAGATGA AACTGCAGCAGCCAAACAAGCAGCATTTGAAGAAGTTGGAACTCAAATGATGTTTTGTCAAGCATTATCTTGTATGGAAATTGTGcacactatttttaaattagtaCATTCCCAGGTTTTAATAACCATTTTTCAG GTAACTGGTCGTAATTTTATTCTGTTCATGCTAATACTTCAAGAGCCAAGACTTCAGATATCCCCTCTTTGTTGGTATCTGTTTTTAACTTGGTCTTGTATAGAAATCATCAG GTATCCATTTTACATGATGCAGCTTGTCAATTTTGagttaaaatttttaacatGGTTACGCTACAGTGTTTGGATAATTCTCTATCCACTAGGGATTTTAATAGAAG CTACCATTGTGTTTCAGTCCATTACATATTTCAGTGAGACAGGATTCTTCAGTATTGCACTTCCCAACTCTGTCAACTTTGCATTTTACTTTCCATATTTCCTAATAGTGTATTTAGTGGCTATGTGCTTTG GCTCCAACaataatttaaagtatttatacaTTCAACGACAAAAGCAGCTTGGCAAGATGAGTCAAGTGAATGGAAAGTCTCCAAAGCAAAAGACTTCATGA
- the LOC106067823 gene encoding very-long-chain (3R)-3-hydroxyacyl-CoA dehydratase 3-like isoform X2 has protein sequence MSTSLSPFVYWGQTNAAISLKVDLRNVENVEVSLTEENLDFSAQGLGVKGVNLYNFHIDFYLPVDPKKSRYRKTDLAVEFQIEKSVAETWPRLTAEKLKLPWLKIDFDKFPSDDSEEQSDDDVSSMNMKQTNEEMLNKLTAELSSTDPMDIPSPKLTYLFTYNLIQFVGYAYVFVSLLYHHFKSDETAKQAAFEEVGTQMMFCQALSCMEIVHTIFKLVHSQVLITIFQVTGRNFILFMLILQEPRLQISPLCWYLFLTWSCIEIIRYPFYMMQLVNFELKFLTWLRYSVWIILYPLGILIEATIVFQSITYFSETGFFSIALPNSVNFAFYFPYFLIVYLVAMCFGSNNNLKYLYIQRQKQLGKMSQVNGKSPKQKTS, from the exons aatgtTGAGGTTTCTCTTACTGAagaaaatttagattttagtgCTCAAGGACTTGGAGTCAAAGGTGTAAATTTATACAATTTTCATATAGATTTTTATCTTCCTGTTGATCCAAAG aaaagCAGATATAGAAAAACAGACTTAGCTGTAGAATTTCAGATAGAGAAATCTGTTGCAGAAACATGGCCTCGTTTGACAGCAGAAAAGCTCAAGCTACCTTGGCTGAAAATAGACTTTGATAAGTTTCCTTCTGATGATTCTGAAGAGCAAAGTGATGATGATGTATCATCAATG AATATGAAACAGACAAATGAAGAGATGTTGAACAAATTAACAGCGGAATTATCTAGCACTGATCCGATGG atatcccgTCACCAAAACTGACCTACTTGTTCACTTATAATTTAATACAGTTTGTAGGCTACgcttatgtttttgtttctctACTGTATCATCATTTCAAGTCAGATGAAA CAGCCAAACAAGCAGCATTTGAAGAAGTTGGAACTCAAATGATGTTTTGTCAAGCATTATCTTGTATGGAAATTGTGcacactatttttaaattagtaCATTCCCAGGTTTTAATAACCATTTTTCAG GTAACTGGTCGTAATTTTATTCTGTTCATGCTAATACTTCAAGAGCCAAGACTTCAGATATCCCCTCTTTGTTGGTATCTGTTTTTAACTTGGTCTTGTATAGAAATCATCAG GTATCCATTTTACATGATGCAGCTTGTCAATTTTGagttaaaatttttaacatGGTTACGCTACAGTGTTTGGATAATTCTCTATCCACTAGGGATTTTAATAGAAG CTACCATTGTGTTTCAGTCCATTACATATTTCAGTGAGACAGGATTCTTCAGTATTGCACTTCCCAACTCTGTCAACTTTGCATTTTACTTTCCATATTTCCTAATAGTGTATTTAGTGGCTATGTGCTTTG GCTCCAACaataatttaaagtatttatacaTTCAACGACAAAAGCAGCTTGGCAAGATGAGTCAAGTGAATGGAAAGTCTCCAAAGCAAAAGACTTCATGA